In Shewanella psychrotolerans, the genomic stretch CGCGAAAGTTGAGGTGCGTGCGACTGCACCAGGCATGTTCGCTACACAGTAATGTACAACATCATCGACAATATAGGTTGGATCTTGGTGAGTCGTTGCATGAGAGGTTTCGACACAACCACCTTGGTCAATTGCGACGTCAACAATTGCGCTACCTGGCTTCATACGCTTGATATGATCTTTGGTCACTAGTTTAGGCGCTGCAGCGCCAGGAACCAGTACGCCACCAATCACTAAATCGGCTTCCAGTACATGCTTTTCAATCGCATCAGCGGTAGAGTAAATAGCCTTCACTCGGTTGTCGAACTGAGCGTTCAGGCGACGCAGAGCATCTATGCTACGATCTAGGATAACGACGTCAGCTCCGAGGCCGACAGCCATTTGTGCTGCATTGGTACCGACCATGCCGCCACCGATAATAACAACTTTAGCTGGTTCAACACCCGGAACACCACCAAGCAACATACCTAGTCCGCCTTTAGATTTCTCTAAGGCCATGGCACCCGCCTGAATAGACATACGGCCAGCAACTTCAGACATAGGGGCTAGTAATGGTAGACCACCACGGGCATCGGTAACAGTTTCATAAGCGATACACACGGCACCACTTTTAATGAGATCTTCAGTTTGTGGCAAATCTGGAGCAAGATGAAGATAAGTGAACAGTAACTGATCTTCACGTAACATGGCACGCTCGACGGCTTGAGGTTCTTTTACCTTAACGATCATTTCTGCTTTCGCAAAAACTTCAGCAGCAGTGTTTAAGATAGAAGCGCCGACATCGATATAGTCTTGGTCGCTAAACCCAATTCCTGCACCCGCATTTGTCTCTATATAAACTTCATGACCTTTAATGGTCAATTCGCGGACACTTGACGGAACCATACCAACACGATATTCGTGGTTTTTGATTTCTTTAGGTACACCAATTATCATCTTCGAGCCTCAAATTGAATAAAAACCCATTTATTATGGGTTGAATTGTTATTTTATAGGTCCTGAACGTGATTGTTTCAGGGAAATCTAGTATAGTATCAGTTCAGTAGTTGATGCTGCTGAAGTTTTGACATACGTAGCAATAAATGTTGTTTTAGTAATAAAGCAAGGTTAAAAATATGGTTAATAATAAAAAGAGTCCTATAAAAGACTTAGATCGCATCGATCGTAACATACTTAACGAGTTGCAAATGGATGGTCGCATTTCAAATGTTGAACTGTCTAAGCGTGTTGGGCTGAGTCCTACCCCCTGTTTAGAGAGAGTTAAAAGACTCGAAAAGCAAGGTTACATCAATGGATATACTGCGCTAG encodes the following:
- the ald gene encoding alanine dehydrogenase produces the protein MIIGVPKEIKNHEYRVGMVPSSVRELTIKGHEVYIETNAGAGIGFSDQDYIDVGASILNTAAEVFAKAEMIVKVKEPQAVERAMLREDQLLFTYLHLAPDLPQTEDLIKSGAVCIAYETVTDARGGLPLLAPMSEVAGRMSIQAGAMALEKSKGGLGMLLGGVPGVEPAKVVIIGGGMVGTNAAQMAVGLGADVVILDRSIDALRRLNAQFDNRVKAIYSTADAIEKHVLEADLVIGGVLVPGAAAPKLVTKDHIKRMKPGSAIVDVAIDQGGCVETSHATTHQDPTYIVDDVVHYCVANMPGAVARTSTFALNNATLPYIIKLADLGYRKALLQDQHLLNGLNVMHGKITCKEVAEALNLEFVDPSVLLS